The genomic segment TTAGTGGAATTACCAGAAGCACTTGATGATGGTCTAATAATAAATCGGAATAAAAAACCGGTAGATAACACGGTGTATAAAACATAGCTAGTAAGTCCTAAACCGGAAGGTTAGTGTATATTTATAATGTCCGCCAAATTTTTAAATTTGGCTTTTAGAATAGAAAAATTAAAAACAAAACATAAAAATTCGGCTCTGTATTAATCCGAAAAGTAAGCGTCTTTTTATACGCTACGTTTCATACACAAGTCCGTTGTACACAATTTGAGAAAACAATTTGAACAGAGAATTTATAAATATAGAAATACTAGCAGAATTGCATTTATACTCAACCGAAAATGGCGGAAAAGAGCATGGAGTCGGAACAGGTTATAGACCGAATCACGTAATAGAATATTTACCTAATTCAAATGACATTGATACATTTTATATTGGACAAATTGACTTTGAAAAAGACCGAATAAATCCTGGAGAAACCGAAGTCGTAAAAGTGACATTCATTAGACACCAAAAATTAGAAGAAATACTTACCAAGGGAAGAATTTGGTGGATTCACAACGGACCTAGGAAAGTTGGTGAAGCAAAAGTTCTTGAAATAATAATCCCATAAAACTCTTGAATTAAAACCCACATGGAAGTATTATTAGAATCCAAGTATGATTATGAAATGAATAAATGTATTCTAGTGCAAGGAGATATACATTCAGTTTGGGCATATGTAATTGATATAACTGACAATAGAGATGAAATAGAATTTGACGGATTTATATGTTCTCGTGGAACTTTAATTGATGATAGTAATGAAATTGAGGCTTATATAAATCACGATCAAGGTTATGCACCACCATTATTAAGTGAATATAAAAATGAGTATTCTATTATAAATGACCTTGTTGAAAGCGATATAAAAATTGACTGGAAAGACAACATTGTCCGAATTTTTATGAAAGGAACTGAATATTTAAAAATGGATTTGGAAACTAAAATGTCCTATTCTAGAGGAATTTCGAAAAGCGGAGCATATGGAATTCCATTAAAAGAATAAATAAAAACTGTGTACAACACCGTGTATAATTAATTGCTTGGTCACTGCCGACTTACGAACATTCCTTCGGAACGTTCTATCTGTGATTTATTTGCTAAATTAGATGTTTAACCACGCAACTAACCATACACGAACACGTTGTACCTAATTTGAGAAAATGAGAATATTAACAATTATTGCAATTTTTATTGGGTTTTTCAATTCCGCAAATTCTCAACAATATGAATTGAATGAATTAAAGAATTTGTCCGTAAATGATACTCTCTGGATTGATTACAAAACTGGAGGTTGTTTTTCTGGAAATTGGAATAAAGTAATTATTACTAAAAAAGAGCAATATTACGAATACATTCGGATTGAAAATATGACTAAAATCCTTGTGGAATATAAACAAGTTCTCTCTTCACCAAAGCAGATTGACAATTGGTTTCGTAAAAATTTTCAGCAGATTATAAAGCCAGAAAACATATCTAAGGCTAAAGAAAAAAATCACGAACTGAATATCAGTACCTTAATAAAAACAATTGAATATTATAGAAAATGTAATTCGGATTTTGAAGGCGAATATTCTACTATTAAAATCAATTTGAATTCAATCGAAAAAAAAATACAATTATAAGTGCCACATTCATTTGGAATTATAAAAAAACTAGGTACAACACCGTGTATAATTAATTGCTTCATTGAGCCTACTTGCGAATATTCCTTCGGAATATTCACTGGTTCGTAAAAGTTTGCTAAATTAGTTGCTTAACCACGCAACTAATCATACACAAACACGTTGTAACCAATTTGGGAATGAAATACCTAATTATAATATTAACAATTCTATTAACTCTGACTTCTTGCAATCAGGAAAAAGAAAAAGAAAGAGAAACAATTCTATTAGCTGACCGAGAAGCACCTTTGGGCTGGGTTTATTTAAGAATTTATAAGGACAAAACGTTTGAATTTGAATCTCGTGGACTTGAACGTGTTGGAGATATTTACGCTGGAAATGTGGAATTAAAAAATGACACAATTTATTTCAAATATTTAGACTCAATTCCTAAAGCTGGAAACAAAGCAATCTTAACTGAAAAGTTTGTTTCATATTTCAATGGAGATTATCCTGAACGATTAGAAATAAAGAAAAGCATTATAAAAACAAAAAACTAGAAAGCTAAAAACCAGTAATCTCATTAACGGATGATTAAATCACATTATAAGGTACTTTTAATACTTTTTTGTTTAGTCTACGCTTGTAAAAATAAAGGTTCTGGCGTTTTTAGTAGTAGTATTTCTGAATTAATATCTATAGAAAATTCATTTCAATTCTACGAAAATTACGATGGTTATATCATAAAAGAAAATTCCATTACTAAAGAAAAAATTTGGGAACATAAAAAACTTTACAATCTGTCGATTAAAGTTCTAGATTCAGGAAATAGTATATATTATACAACACCAAATACAGTAGTTTCCATTGACAAAATAAATGGAGAAGTCAATTTTATAATAAAAGAAAATTTCACAGGTAGAACCTATGATTTGCTTTCACACAATAACGAAATAATAGCATCTTCTTTGTATGGTTCTTATTCTTTTTCTAAATCTACAGGGCAAATATTATGGTCTTTATTACCTTCCTCATCAACAATTTTAGGTAATCCAAAAATTTTAATAAATAATGATACGCTTTTTGTTGCAGGGAATTTCAAACCAGATATTAAAACCACTTTATTTTCTTTCAACTTAAATAACAAATCAAGAATAAGTGAAATAGATTTACCGAAAACTGTGGTAACAAATTTAGTGCTTGTTCAAAATAATTTAATCTTTGGAGCTGGTCAATCAATTATGGAACGAGAAATTTTCTCTATAAGTAAAGATGATTTGAAACTAAATTGGCAATTGGAACAAAACATTGACCACTCTTCCAGAATTGTTCCTAATAAAGAGAATATTGTTTTCTTTAATTTCAAGAACCAAGTTTTCGAATTGGATACTAAAAGTTTAGTAATAAAAGAAAGATATACATTACCAGATAATTATTTTGAGTTACTTTTCATTAATGACGATAAACTAATTGCATCCAATAACTCATCTTTAGTAATTTATTCCTTACCAAATGATAAAAAAAAGTACTTTAGGAATATTAAAACTGCTGGACCTTGGGTAATAAACAATGAGATTTATTATGCAAACAAGACATCAATAAAAAAATTGGCTGAATTAAAATAAAAAAACTGGTTACAACACCGTGTATAATTAATTGCTAGGTCACTGCCGACTTACGAACATTCCTGCGGAATATTCTATCTGTGATTTATTTGCTAAATTAGTTGCTTAACCACGCAACTAACCATACACAAACACGTTGTACACAAGTTGACCAAATCAAGAAAAACAGTACTTCACTCAATGAAATAGCTCATTTACTAAATCTGACTTTTATTCTTTCGGAATTAAATTTAGTTTCGTTAAAACCAAATACGGAATATGAAATCTTCTGAAAAAAAACTGATTGCTTTATTTGTTTTAATACTTGCTCTTTCTTGTTCTAGCAATAAAAGTATTATAAAGTCTGAACAGAATGAAATTGTTGGGATTTATCGTGACCGATTTACTGACAGAATCGAATTAAAAGCTGATTCAACCTTTATACATAAGTACAGTTTTGACCTTTCATCAAGTTGGACAATAGGAAAATGGAGATTTAGAAATGACACAATATACCTGAACCCTAAACTTATAATGGACACTTTGCAAATTAGAAATTCTGCTAATAAAATAATCAAAGACTCATTAGTTTTATCATCTGACCAAAAATCAAACCGGATTGAATTTAATGAACATATACTTTCGCAAATAACAAGTGGCGGACAAAATAGAACAAAACCACCGAAAAAATTATTCTGGAAAAAAGAAAAACTTTATCGCGTAAAAAGTAACGGAAATCTAGACTTAAGAAGACTAAAACAGTTTTGGACTAGAAAAAAATATAAAACCTACTTCAGAAAAGTAACTGAATAAAAACCTGTGTACAACACCGTGTATAATTAATTGCTTTGTTCTTCCCTACTTGCGAATATTCCTGCGGAATATTCACGGGTTCGTAAAAGTTCACTAATTTAGTTGCTTAACCACGCAACTAACCATACACAAAAACGTTGTGTGTAAGCTAAAAATCAGAACTAACGAATGAAAAAAATCTTGAAATTTAAACATTGGCAACTATTTATTCTGATAGTTCTGACTGCTGCTTGGTCATCACCAAGTCCTTTGCAGGAAATTATCAGATTTATAGGTCTAATTACTTTTCTTATTTGGACTTATGCTATTGGAATTTATGGACAAGAAAAATTGGAATATCTAAAACTTCCGACTTTGGACACGAAACTATTTAAAATTAACATAATTTTATTTCCGATTTTATTAATCGTCTCATTTTTACTTTCGCCTGAACAAACTGTTGAAAATACTCAACCGGAATTTAATACTCAAACGATTTTACTAATGCCGATTACACTCTATATGTTTTTTGCATTCTTTCAAACAATAGTTTTTTCTTGCAAAACACTTGCAATAATTGAACTGAAAAGAGCAGTGAAGTTTTCTGACTATTTAGTGAATTTAATATTAACTTTATTTTTAATAATTGGAGTTTGGATTTTACAACCGAAAATAACAAAACTGATAGCTGAAACTGAAAATAATTGAGTGGAATAAAAAAAAGCCTACACACAACACCGTGTATAATTAATTGCTGGGTTCTTCCCTACTTGCGAAAATTCCTGCGGAATTTTCACGGGTTCGTAAAAGTTTGCTAACTTAGTCGCTAAACCACGCAACTAACCATACACAATCACGTTGCCCACAATATGAAAAAAACCATTTTCACATTAATAATTCTACTCTTAACATTGAGCAGTTGCGCACAAGAAAATAATTGTGCCGAATTTAAAACTGGCGAATTTCGCTATGCTAAAGAAGGAATGCCTGAGAAAATTGTGCGGACTGAAAATATGCAAATCGAGACAAATCCAAATGACAAAATTGTAGTGAAAACCGCAATTGAATGGACTTCGGATTGTGAATATACAATGACTTACAAAGAGATTTTAAATCATCCAAAAGACGTGAGTAGCGTAATTGGAAAGAAAATTTATTGCGAAATTGTGGAAACGAATGGAAATCGAGTAAAAGTTCACGCAAAGAGCGATACAATGGATGAAGTTTTGGAATTTATAAAAACAGATTAAGAAAACGTGAAAAGGATTTTATATTTAATATTATGCTTAACTTTAAGTTCGTGCTTTATGTTTAAAGATGACGGAATTGAAGTAAAAATAAAAAACAACACAAACGAACCGATAACGAATGTTGAATTCACAACGACTGAAAGAATTGAAATAATAAAAATTGACCGAATAGAACCAAATAAAAGTGCGACTGAATTTTTATCAATGAAGAAGAATAAGGCTGATGGAGCATATTCACTTACTTTTAATCGTGCGAATGGAAAAAAGGAAATTAGTGGTGGCGGATATTATACAAATGGAGGTTCACTTGACCATTGGGTAGATTTTGAGATTGAGAATGATACAATAATTGTGAAATTTGACGCACCAATATACTGAAAAAATACTGTGGGCAACAACGTATATAGCTCATAGCTAATAAGTTGCTTAATCGAAATTAAGGCGTATTTGGAAAGTCGCCAAATTTTTAAATTTGACGATTTCCAATAAAAAAGATAAATAGTAAAATTTAAAAATCTGGCTTGTGCTCAACCGAATAGTTATCACTATTTTACACGCTACGAGCCATATACACGACCGTTGCCAGTAATTTGACCAAACCGAAAACATTGATATTTATTGATTAAATGAAAAACCACTTTTTAGTTTATTTTATTGCCATTTCCACTCTTTTCTCTTGTAATAATCAACAAGAAGAATTGAATGAAATGAACTCATTTTTAAAAACGAATTATGAATTCAGCAATAGAATTTTAGACTCGAACAGAGCAGATTATTATACCTTAATTCAAGAAAAACCTTCGCTAAAGATTGAGGAACTAAATCAGTTGGATTCACAACTTGATAAATTGATTTTCAAAATAGACAATGCGATTTTAAATAAAGAATTTGATTTGGAAAAGACAATCGCAGAATCAAACCACATCTTGCGTGAACTTAAAAAAATCGTAAAACATATAGAAGATTATTCATTTCAAGAATTTGAACAACCAAAAACAAATTCAAATGAGTTGGTTCTAAATTATTTAAAGAACAGACTTGTAATTGCAACGATTAATGCTTTTGAATATGCAAATGGTTTTACTTCTACAGAACCTAAATTTGAAAGAGCAGTTGATAGCATTATTACAAGTAAAACTGAAAACGGAATTAAACTTACTTTGACCTCGAAGTTTGGACAATCAATAACTGAAAATAGACACGTTGTAATAAACAGTATTAAGTTCAATGGACAGGAAAAAAAGGTTTATTTCAAATTAAAAGACAACTATTCTTTTGCTGATATTGAATTTGATTCATTACAAAGTGGAACATATAAAATAGATGGTCTTTTAAAATTCTACGGAAGATATGGAGAAGTAGAATCTTGGTTTGAAAGAGAATTTATAGTGGAATAAAAACTACTGGCAACACCGTGTATAATTAATTGCTATGTCCTAGCCTACTTGCGAAAATTCCTGCGGAATTTTCACGGGTACGTAAATGTTTACTAACTTAGTTGCTTAACCACGCAACTAACCATACACAAACACGTTAGCCGCAATTCATTCGTGCATTTTCTCCTAGTTTATTTTTTGGAGATTTTTTTTTTGATTTTTAAGACAGATAAATCAGAAAAACTGAACATATAAAAATAAATGTTTACATCAGGCTGAATATCAAAATCTTAAATGCAAAAAAATCGAGCGAGTATCACATATAGTTCTTTACGTTAGATTTTTTGCTGGGAAATTCCTGACCTTTTACTATCTTTAGTCTATCAACCATGAAAAATAGAACTGTTATTCGCTACATAACAATAACTTAACTGCTGTGCGCAAGCCCAAAAACACATCAATAAATATTCAAATACGGACATAAAATAATTCAATTAAAAATAAATACTAATTTTAACTCTAACGGAAAACCCTCTAATTTGAAATGGAAAATTCCAAGTCGAAAATAATTAAAGAAATTGCACAAGAATTAGATTGCGGAAATAATTGTTACTACAACTCTAAAACTGACGAAATAATAGCTATTCCTAATTTTTCAAACTTCCCGGATGAAGATGAATTTCGAGAATGTTTTAAAGCGGACTTAAAAGCAGTTCAGAAAAACAAAACGCATTTAATAAAAATTGAGGTTTTAGAAAGTTTTGAGTCTTTTAAAA from the Winogradskyella helgolandensis genome contains:
- a CDS encoding PQQ-binding-like beta-propeller repeat protein: MIKSHYKVLLILFCLVYACKNKGSGVFSSSISELISIENSFQFYENYDGYIIKENSITKEKIWEHKKLYNLSIKVLDSGNSIYYTTPNTVVSIDKINGEVNFIIKENFTGRTYDLLSHNNEIIASSLYGSYSFSKSTGQILWSLLPSSSTILGNPKILINNDTLFVAGNFKPDIKTTLFSFNLNNKSRISEIDLPKTVVTNLVLVQNNLIFGAGQSIMEREIFSISKDDLKLNWQLEQNIDHSSRIVPNKENIVFFNFKNQVFELDTKSLVIKERYTLPDNYFELLFINDDKLIASNNSSLVIYSLPNDKKKYFRNIKTAGPWVINNEIYYANKTSIKKLAELK
- a CDS encoding UPF0158 family protein; the encoded protein is MENSKSKIIKEIAQELDCGNNCYYNSKTDEIIAIPNFSNFPDEDEFRECFKADLKAVQKNKTHLIKIEVLESFESFKIMEQFIEQIDDVVFKTKLKTILENKNPFKNFKNSIDTSGFRQDWFDFKKLELEKIVETQLNRKNPAHNIV